Proteins encoded by one window of Cannabis sativa cultivar Pink pepper isolate KNU-18-1 chromosome 4, ASM2916894v1, whole genome shotgun sequence:
- the LOC115713067 gene encoding uncharacterized protein LOC115713067 isoform X1 produces the protein MEKQLRSTLQSSPNEFIASASKFALKSSRTALKTLIHAIKPSSDLCSSLPSSLNAYISQAIQSFCNPTAPKFEQESNRSPAKSSLSPPTKRHRRSSRIPRTRIERDPELNSAPNTDEEKHKITQSLQAIAYIVRMCVSHPKKVFSPLDLLPGVQSLHDNLIVLESDSALSSEIVNLCEEWWKEDLAGRESLISQSLPFLLSRSLSLNKKQDVYRVCGLREAFVLFDFVDESIEDLKLLLNRCVIAPLYMKTEEGRRFIAFAFGLSRQMLKEFLAMIRSQIPFGSKSMLEAYGDVLFRAWKVAEMDTKEEIETGFLQGLVEGAIYASSATLAASVRRVLGAFINQRTTNGVEKLLFGLTEPVIFRSLQVANTNVRQNALHLFLDLFPFEDPDATKEVKDALLDKQFYLLERMLMDDSPDIRVVAVEGSCRILHLFWEIIPSPTITKILTKVFNDMSRDICNEVRLSTLNGIIYLLGNPQSHEILKVLLPRMGHLIVDNVLSTRLAVVDLLLVIRDIRNFQFHKVVELDLLLSTLADDHSQVAQKITKLLIPSYFPSKASTEEACNRCVTLIKRSPMAGARFCEFAVSEGASLKSVFELVKVIMSLVLSLDKLQVDHVNGFLLAASNLCSNLTIEPKYKDALREFFVDEKLKRLFTKAASSKHAQSSIFNIASIISADDVIEILKGCIDLITKCSGLSGDVERQAEVRSAHKLLLSCGQLDSMLEVLTSLLQKTAYRCHVKFNIEVPNPSVFSKKRKQGRSASKIVDQWKSVSKKKPGNFEEDYAVSVGIAWQIEDLLKSEDSRKVILESQNLEPLVLALKAISEISILQCLNCEYMDVSSVLAYTTLSLHMTLENVRISSFLDCGNMENDSSDSSQASLKAIIEQALGHLLNCTEKLFQEGDMEKLRKPYSESKQAKSTRKKRNKEPEADATRLSDNGSVCTESKKMSNKVKMLTSVLKFMADATTMGFVFHNHERCLKFTSDYLRHIASTLRNQSNNLNHFEEDDVKDIILCLKSSLTYAAKLLNLALKDITEASPPRPQTFVLANDMLDLLTSIEQHLGSGYAARFVAAAKPWLPDLILALGYGHMLKQIHGEVAQRTVLDSFRLHFPSWLAALAKIELAELQKTELDVEDERASEPEELPAFKKLLEMILVLVKGNPSILDAAGEIFLVGSLVGLEGKNKGLVLGLVHFVCTKLFRHDDKEWDDIMLASLQHIYPQIERHIEEESDEDEKQKLESARVLLEPVWMYHVYETGRVSEMEE, from the exons ATGGAGAAGCAACTTCGTTCCACTCTTCAATCCTCACCAAACGAATTCATCGCTTCAGCTTCAAAATTCGCCCTCAAATCTTCAAGGACAGCTCTCAAAACCCTAATTCACGCTATTAAGCCCTCTTCCGACCTCTGCTCCTCTTTACCGTCCTCTCTTAATGCCTACATTTCTCAAGCTATCCAATCATTTTGCAACCCTACTGCACCCAAATTCGAACAGGAATCCAACAGGAGTCCCGCTAAGTCGTCGCTCTCGCCCCCAACTAAACGTCACCGAAGATCATCTCGGATCCCCAGAACCCGGATCGAACGAGACCCGGAACTCAATTCGGCGCCGAATACAGATGAGGAGAAGCATAAAATCACCCAAAGTCTTCAAGCCATCGCTTACATTGTACGAATGTGCGTTTCGCACCCGAAGAAGGTGTTTTCTCCGTTGGATTTGTTGCCGGGAGTTCAAAGTTTGCATGATAATCTGATTGTTTTGGAGTCTGATTCTGCGTTGTCATCGGAGATTGTGAACTTGTGCGAAGAGTGGTGGAAGGAGGATTTGGCGGGTCGTGAATCGTTGATTTCTCAGTCACTTCCATTCTTGCTGTCGAGGTCATTGAGTTTGAATAAGAAGCAGGATGTGTATAGAGTATGTGGTCTTCGTGAGGCCTTTGTTCTGTTCGATTTTGTGGACGAAAGCATTGAAGACCTCAAGCTTTTGTTAAATCGGTGTGTGATTGCTCCATTGTATATGAAAACAGAAGAAGGGAGGAGATTCATTGCTTTCGCTTTTGGGTTAAGTAGGCAGATGTTGAAGGAGTTTCTGGCCATGATACGGTCTCAAATTCCGTTCGGAAGTAAATCAATGCTGGAGGCTTATGGTGATGTTTTGTTTCGAGCTTGGAAAGTCGCCGAGATGGACACCAAGGAGGAGATTGAAACTGGGTTTTTGCAGGGTTTAGTAGAAGGTGCCATATATGCAAGCTCTGCGACATTGGCTGCTTCTGTTAGGAGGGTTTTGGGAGCTTTTATTAATCAGCGGACCACAAATGGTGTCGAGAAACTACTTTTTGGGCTTACTGAGCCTGTAATATTTCGGTCTTTACAG GTTGCTAACACAAATGTTCGTCAAAATGCACTACATCTGTTTCTGGACTTGTTTCCTTTTGAAGATCCTGATGCAACGAAGGAGGTGAAAGATGCTTTGCTTGATAAGCAATTTTACTTGTTGGAGAGAATGCTCATGGATGACAGTCCTGACATAAGAGTTGTTGCAGTAGAAGGTTCTTGCCGCATACTGCATTTATTTTGGGAAATCATCCCTTCACCAACCATCACAAAGATACTAACGAAAGTTTTTAATGACATGTCTCGTGACATATGCAACGAAGTCAGGCTTTCCACATTGAATGGCATTATTTATTTACTTGGAAATCCACAAtctcatgaaattttaaaagtgcTTCTGCCTAGAATGGGGCATTTGATAGTTGATAATGTCCTTTCAACACGACTAGCTGTGGTAGATCTTCTCCTTGTGATAAGGGATATTCGAAATTTTCAGTTTCATAAG GTGGTGGAGTTAGATTTGTTATTGTCTACACTAGCTGATGATCATTCTCAAGTGGCTCAGAAAATAACGAAATTGCTTATACCCTCATATTTCCCCTCTAAAGCATCCACCGAAGAGGCTTGTAACCGTTGTGTTACACTTATAAAAAGATCTCCAATGGCTGGAGCAAGGTTCTGTGAGTTTGCTGTATCAGAGGGGGCATCGCTCAAGTCTGTCTTCGAACTTGTGAAAGTAATCATGAGCTTGGTCTTGTCGCTTGATAAACTGCAAGTAGATCACGTTAATGGTTTTCTTCTTGCTGCTTCCAATCTTTGCAGTAACCTTACCATTGAGCCAAAATACAAGGATGCTCTTAGAGAATTCTTTGTTGATGAAAAGTTGAAGCGATTGTTCACTAAAGCAGCATCTAGTAAGCATGCTCAGTCTTCAATCTTCAACATTGCGTCCATCATCTCAGCAGATGATGTGATTGAGATTCTTAAAGGATGCATAGATTTAATAACAAAGTGTAGTGGTTTATCTGGAGATGTAGAAAGACAAGCTGAAGTGAGGTCCGCTCACAAGTTATTACTGTCTTGTGGTCAGCTTGATAGTATGCTTGAAGTTCTAACATCACTTCTACAAAAAACGGCTTACCGTTGCCATGTCAAATTTAATATTGAAGTACCTAACCCAAGTGTTTTCTCTAAGAAAAGAAAACAGGGTAGGTCGGCCAGCAAAATTGTAGATCAGTGGAAAAGTGTCAGTAAGAAAAAGCCAGGCAATTTTGAAGAGGACTATGCAGTCTCTGTAGGAATAGCCTGGCAAATTGAAGACTTGCTTAAATCAGAGGATAGTAGAAAAGTTATATTGGAATCTCAGAATCTAGAACCACTAGTTCTAGCTTTAAAGGCCATTTCTGAAATCAGCATTTTGCAGTGCTTAAATTGTGAATATATGGACGTGTCTTCTGTTTTGGCATACACAACTCTTTCATTGCACATGACTCTTGAAAATGTTAGAATAAGTAGTTTTTTAGATTGTGGTAACATGGAGAATGATAGCTCTGATTCTTCACAAGCAAGTCTGAAGGCAA TTATTGAACAGGCACTGGGGCACTTGCTTAACTGTACAGAGAAGCTATTCCAAGAAGGTGACATGGAAAAGTTGAGGAAACCATATTCAGAGTCTAAGCAAGCAAAGAGTACTCGCAAAAAAAGGAACAAGGAACCAGAAGCGGATGCTACTCGTCTTAGTGATAATG GATCTGTCTGTACTGAATCAAAAAAGATGTCAAATAAGGTGAAAATGCTTACTTCAGTTCTCAAATTCATGGCTGATGCTACTACAATGGGTTTTGTTTTTCATAATCACGAGCGGTGCTTAAAATTCACATCAGACTATTTACGACATATAGCATCAACCTTAAGGAATCAATCTAATAACCTGAATCATTTTGAAGAGGATGATGTGAAAGATATAATTTTGTGTCTGAAGAGCTCCCTCACATATGCAGCAAAACTACTCAATCTAGCTCTTAAAGACATAACAGAAGCTTCACCGCCTAGGCCACAAACTTTTGTTCTTGCCAATGACATGCTTGATCTACTGACCTCAATTGAACAGCATCTGGGCTCTGGTTATGCTGCAAGGTTTGTGGCCGCAGCTAAGCCTTGGCTGCCTGATTTGATTCTGGCATTAGGATATGGGCACATGCTGAAACAGATACATGGAGAAGTGGCACAAAGGACTGTCCTTGATTCCTTCAGGCTCCATTTTCCATCGTGGCTCGCGGCCTTGGCTAAGATTGAGCTAGCTGAGCTGCAGAAAACCGAACTTGATGTGGAAGATGAAAGAGCTTCTGAACCAGAAGAATTACCTGCTTTCAAGAAACTTTTGGAAATGATTCTCGTTTTGGTGAAAGGAAATCCCAGCATACTCGATGCTGCTGGTGAAATTTTCTTGGTTGGCTCCTTAGTTGGGTTAGAAGGGAAGAATAAGGGGCTGGTATTAGGACTAGTACACTTTGTATGTACCAAGTTATTCAGACATGATGACAAGGAGTGGGATGATATAATGTTGGCTTCTCTCCAACACATATATCCTCAGATTGAAAGACACATTGAAGAAgaaagtgatgaagatgaaAAACAGAAATTAGAGAGTGCTAGAGTGTTGCTTGAACCTGTTTGGATGTATCATGTTTATGAAACAGGCAGAGTTTCTGAGATGGAAGAATAA
- the LOC115713067 gene encoding uncharacterized protein LOC115713067 isoform X2 — protein MEKQLRSTLQSSPNEFIASASKFALKSSRTALKTLIHAIKPSSDLCSSLPSSLNAYISQAIQSFCNPTAPKFEQESNRSPAKSSLSPPTKRHRRSSRIPRTRIERDPELNSAPNTDEEKHKITQSLQAIAYIVRMCVSHPKKVFSPLDLLPGVQSLHDNLIVLESDSALSSEIVNLCEEWWKEDLAGRESLISQSLPFLLSRSLSLNKKQDVYRVCGLREAFVLFDFVDESIEDLKLLLNRCVIAPLYMKTEEGRRFIAFAFGLSRQMLKEFLAMIRSQIPFGSKSMLEAYGDVLFRAWKVAEMDTKEEIETGFLQGLVEGAIYASSATLAASVRRVLGAFINQRTTNGVEKLLFGLTEPVIFRSLQVANTNVRQNALHLFLDLFPFEDPDATKEVKDALLDKQFYLLERMLMDDSPDIRVVAVEGSCRILHLFWEIIPSPTITKILTKVFNDMSRDICNEVRLSTLNGIIYLLGNPQSHEILKVLLPRMGHLIVDNVLSTRLAVVDLLLVIRDIRNFQFHKVVELDLLLSTLADDHSQVAQKITKLLIPSYFPSKASTEEACNRCVTLIKRSPMAGARFCEFAVSEGASLKSVFELVKVIMSLVLSLDKLQVDHVNGFLLAASNLCSNLTIEPKYKDALREFFVDEKLKRLFTKAASSKHAQSSIFNIASIISADDVIEILKGCIDLITKCSGLSGDVERQAEVRSAHKLLLSCGQLDSMLEVLTSLLQKTAYRCHVKFNIEVPNPSVFSKKRKQGRSASKIVDQWKSVSKKKPGNFEEDYAVSVGIAWQIEDLLKSEDSRKVILESQNLEPLVLALKAISEISILQCLNCEYMDVSSVLAYTTLSLHMTLENVRISSFLDCGNMENDSSDSSQASLKTVIEQALGHLLNCTEKLFQEGDMEKLRKPYSESKQAKSTRKKRNKEPEADATRLSDNGSVCTESKKMSNKVKMLTSVLKFMADATTMGFVFHNHERCLKFTSDYLRHIASTLRNQSNNLNHFEEDDVKDIILCLKSSLTYAAKLLNLALKDITEASPPRPQTFVLANDMLDLLTSIEQHLGSGYAARFVAAAKPWLPDLILALGYGHMLKQIHGEVAQRTVLDSFRLHFPSWLAALAKIELAELQKTELDVEDERASEPEELPAFKKLLEMILVLVKGNPSILDAAGEIFLVGSLVGLEGKNKGLVLGLVHFVCTKLFRHDDKEWDDIMLASLQHIYPQIERHIEEESDEDEKQKLESARVLLEPVWMYHVYETGRVSEMEE, from the exons ATGGAGAAGCAACTTCGTTCCACTCTTCAATCCTCACCAAACGAATTCATCGCTTCAGCTTCAAAATTCGCCCTCAAATCTTCAAGGACAGCTCTCAAAACCCTAATTCACGCTATTAAGCCCTCTTCCGACCTCTGCTCCTCTTTACCGTCCTCTCTTAATGCCTACATTTCTCAAGCTATCCAATCATTTTGCAACCCTACTGCACCCAAATTCGAACAGGAATCCAACAGGAGTCCCGCTAAGTCGTCGCTCTCGCCCCCAACTAAACGTCACCGAAGATCATCTCGGATCCCCAGAACCCGGATCGAACGAGACCCGGAACTCAATTCGGCGCCGAATACAGATGAGGAGAAGCATAAAATCACCCAAAGTCTTCAAGCCATCGCTTACATTGTACGAATGTGCGTTTCGCACCCGAAGAAGGTGTTTTCTCCGTTGGATTTGTTGCCGGGAGTTCAAAGTTTGCATGATAATCTGATTGTTTTGGAGTCTGATTCTGCGTTGTCATCGGAGATTGTGAACTTGTGCGAAGAGTGGTGGAAGGAGGATTTGGCGGGTCGTGAATCGTTGATTTCTCAGTCACTTCCATTCTTGCTGTCGAGGTCATTGAGTTTGAATAAGAAGCAGGATGTGTATAGAGTATGTGGTCTTCGTGAGGCCTTTGTTCTGTTCGATTTTGTGGACGAAAGCATTGAAGACCTCAAGCTTTTGTTAAATCGGTGTGTGATTGCTCCATTGTATATGAAAACAGAAGAAGGGAGGAGATTCATTGCTTTCGCTTTTGGGTTAAGTAGGCAGATGTTGAAGGAGTTTCTGGCCATGATACGGTCTCAAATTCCGTTCGGAAGTAAATCAATGCTGGAGGCTTATGGTGATGTTTTGTTTCGAGCTTGGAAAGTCGCCGAGATGGACACCAAGGAGGAGATTGAAACTGGGTTTTTGCAGGGTTTAGTAGAAGGTGCCATATATGCAAGCTCTGCGACATTGGCTGCTTCTGTTAGGAGGGTTTTGGGAGCTTTTATTAATCAGCGGACCACAAATGGTGTCGAGAAACTACTTTTTGGGCTTACTGAGCCTGTAATATTTCGGTCTTTACAG GTTGCTAACACAAATGTTCGTCAAAATGCACTACATCTGTTTCTGGACTTGTTTCCTTTTGAAGATCCTGATGCAACGAAGGAGGTGAAAGATGCTTTGCTTGATAAGCAATTTTACTTGTTGGAGAGAATGCTCATGGATGACAGTCCTGACATAAGAGTTGTTGCAGTAGAAGGTTCTTGCCGCATACTGCATTTATTTTGGGAAATCATCCCTTCACCAACCATCACAAAGATACTAACGAAAGTTTTTAATGACATGTCTCGTGACATATGCAACGAAGTCAGGCTTTCCACATTGAATGGCATTATTTATTTACTTGGAAATCCACAAtctcatgaaattttaaaagtgcTTCTGCCTAGAATGGGGCATTTGATAGTTGATAATGTCCTTTCAACACGACTAGCTGTGGTAGATCTTCTCCTTGTGATAAGGGATATTCGAAATTTTCAGTTTCATAAG GTGGTGGAGTTAGATTTGTTATTGTCTACACTAGCTGATGATCATTCTCAAGTGGCTCAGAAAATAACGAAATTGCTTATACCCTCATATTTCCCCTCTAAAGCATCCACCGAAGAGGCTTGTAACCGTTGTGTTACACTTATAAAAAGATCTCCAATGGCTGGAGCAAGGTTCTGTGAGTTTGCTGTATCAGAGGGGGCATCGCTCAAGTCTGTCTTCGAACTTGTGAAAGTAATCATGAGCTTGGTCTTGTCGCTTGATAAACTGCAAGTAGATCACGTTAATGGTTTTCTTCTTGCTGCTTCCAATCTTTGCAGTAACCTTACCATTGAGCCAAAATACAAGGATGCTCTTAGAGAATTCTTTGTTGATGAAAAGTTGAAGCGATTGTTCACTAAAGCAGCATCTAGTAAGCATGCTCAGTCTTCAATCTTCAACATTGCGTCCATCATCTCAGCAGATGATGTGATTGAGATTCTTAAAGGATGCATAGATTTAATAACAAAGTGTAGTGGTTTATCTGGAGATGTAGAAAGACAAGCTGAAGTGAGGTCCGCTCACAAGTTATTACTGTCTTGTGGTCAGCTTGATAGTATGCTTGAAGTTCTAACATCACTTCTACAAAAAACGGCTTACCGTTGCCATGTCAAATTTAATATTGAAGTACCTAACCCAAGTGTTTTCTCTAAGAAAAGAAAACAGGGTAGGTCGGCCAGCAAAATTGTAGATCAGTGGAAAAGTGTCAGTAAGAAAAAGCCAGGCAATTTTGAAGAGGACTATGCAGTCTCTGTAGGAATAGCCTGGCAAATTGAAGACTTGCTTAAATCAGAGGATAGTAGAAAAGTTATATTGGAATCTCAGAATCTAGAACCACTAGTTCTAGCTTTAAAGGCCATTTCTGAAATCAGCATTTTGCAGTGCTTAAATTGTGAATATATGGACGTGTCTTCTGTTTTGGCATACACAACTCTTTCATTGCACATGACTCTTGAAAATGTTAGAATAAGTAGTTTTTTAGATTGTGGTAACATGGAGAATGATAGCTCTGATTCTTCACAAGCAAGTCTGAAG ACAGTTATTGAACAGGCACTGGGGCACTTGCTTAACTGTACAGAGAAGCTATTCCAAGAAGGTGACATGGAAAAGTTGAGGAAACCATATTCAGAGTCTAAGCAAGCAAAGAGTACTCGCAAAAAAAGGAACAAGGAACCAGAAGCGGATGCTACTCGTCTTAGTGATAATG GATCTGTCTGTACTGAATCAAAAAAGATGTCAAATAAGGTGAAAATGCTTACTTCAGTTCTCAAATTCATGGCTGATGCTACTACAATGGGTTTTGTTTTTCATAATCACGAGCGGTGCTTAAAATTCACATCAGACTATTTACGACATATAGCATCAACCTTAAGGAATCAATCTAATAACCTGAATCATTTTGAAGAGGATGATGTGAAAGATATAATTTTGTGTCTGAAGAGCTCCCTCACATATGCAGCAAAACTACTCAATCTAGCTCTTAAAGACATAACAGAAGCTTCACCGCCTAGGCCACAAACTTTTGTTCTTGCCAATGACATGCTTGATCTACTGACCTCAATTGAACAGCATCTGGGCTCTGGTTATGCTGCAAGGTTTGTGGCCGCAGCTAAGCCTTGGCTGCCTGATTTGATTCTGGCATTAGGATATGGGCACATGCTGAAACAGATACATGGAGAAGTGGCACAAAGGACTGTCCTTGATTCCTTCAGGCTCCATTTTCCATCGTGGCTCGCGGCCTTGGCTAAGATTGAGCTAGCTGAGCTGCAGAAAACCGAACTTGATGTGGAAGATGAAAGAGCTTCTGAACCAGAAGAATTACCTGCTTTCAAGAAACTTTTGGAAATGATTCTCGTTTTGGTGAAAGGAAATCCCAGCATACTCGATGCTGCTGGTGAAATTTTCTTGGTTGGCTCCTTAGTTGGGTTAGAAGGGAAGAATAAGGGGCTGGTATTAGGACTAGTACACTTTGTATGTACCAAGTTATTCAGACATGATGACAAGGAGTGGGATGATATAATGTTGGCTTCTCTCCAACACATATATCCTCAGATTGAAAGACACATTGAAGAAgaaagtgatgaagatgaaAAACAGAAATTAGAGAGTGCTAGAGTGTTGCTTGAACCTGTTTGGATGTATCATGTTTATGAAACAGGCAGAGTTTCTGAGATGGAAGAATAA
- the LOC115714887 gene encoding cyclin-D5-1 produces the protein MGDSATADETSLCFSSLLCQEDESCLNEESFDTCIDIMSYCFVAEDEDEYIENLFKREITATCFGSKGIATSDDCSTVCQTWLKSARLDAVEWIFNTRAVFGFHYRTAYLSVTYFDRFISRRYIDNGKMWAIRLLSVACLSLAAKMEECNVPILSEFPTTDYDFKSDMIQRMELMVLSTLEWKLGSITPFTYLNYFINKFCGDSRPKGLVSSAVQLIVAVAKEANLMDTRPSIIAAAAVLAALDCQLTRKIMELKMNVVSFWRSDDKELLYSTYNLMQDIEKGTIRTPELSIHSSSHYLNENASFNSGVGTKRRLTFNESDHSSPIKKGHRT, from the exons ATGGGAGACTCTGCTACTGCTGATGAAACTTCATTGTGTTTTTCTAGCCTTTTGTGCCAAGAAGATGAGTCATGTTTAAACGAGGAAAGTTTCGATACTTGTATAGATATTATGTCATATTGTTTTGTTGCTGAAGATGAGGATGAGTATATTGAAAACTTGTTCAAGAGAGAAATAACTGCTACTTGTTTTGGATCCAAAGGCATCGCAACTTCTGATGATTGTTCCACTGTTTGTCAAACCTGGTTGAAATCTGCTCGTTTGGATGCTGTTGAATGGATTTTCAAT ACTCGAGCAGTTTTTGGGTTTCATTACAGAACAGCTTATCTCTCAGTCACTTATTTTGATCGGTTTATTTCCAGGAGATACATTGAT AATGGGAAGATGTGGGCTATTCGATTATTATCAGTAGCTTGTTTATCATTGGCGGCTAAGATGGAGGAATGTAATGTCCCAATACTTTCAGAATTCCCAACTACAGATTATGACTTTAAAAGTGATATGATTCAGAGAATGGAGCTAATGGTTTTAAGTACCTTGGAATGGAAATTGGGATCAATAACTCCATTTACTTATCTAAATTACTTCATCAATAAGTTCTGTGGTGATTCTAGACCAAAAGGACTAGTCTCTAGTGCTGTTCAACTGATTGTGGCTGTGGcaaaag AGGCTAATTTGATGGACACTCGGCCGTCTATTATTGCTGCTGCCGCGGTATTAGCTGCTCTTGATTGCCAATTAACAAGAAAGATAATGGAGCTTAAGATGAATGTGGTCTCATTCTGGCGATCAGATGACAAG GAACTTTTGTATTCAACTTATAATCTAATGCAAGATATAGAAAAAGGAACAATAAGGACACCAGAGTTATCAATCCATTCAAGCTCTCATTACCTTAATGAGAATGCATCATTCAACTCTGGGGTTGGAACTAAAAGAAGGCTTACATTCAATGAGTCTGATCACAGTAGTCCAATAAAGAAAGGTCACAGGACATAG